gggtgttatatctaaatatttaagaactatttttgctcagcattttaaaactattcgacgtatccttttcatacttggcagaaagtgcgactactagacaccctactaaattatgattaACAAACGTACCACTTTGCTAGCTAGACTACCAGAAGCGTACGACAGGatatggtgaatggttgacccttctcaaattctacgccactagagGAATTACTATTTGAGTGCCATTTtgagattttccaatactttctacgtaaataatatactcttcattggtaacgataaagtcattagttttggagatatttaaagttaaatatgaaacggcacagttattttgattaatttatattattcatctgattaaaatttaaaaattatttgtacccagcactttaaaactatttagcgtattcttatcatacttggtagaaagtgtaggtactgtacaccctattaaattaaaataaatcaacgtttctagctactaccagagaaGTACGACAGGGAATAGTGGCTGGTTGGccctcccaaattctacgccactgacaaaaTTGATATTTTAGGGTAATTTTTGGATATTGCAatactttattttatttgaaactaaaaacgaagcgacacaatacactgatcaaaataaccgtgtcgtttcaattttaactttaaatatctcgaaaactattgagTTTATCGTTACGattgaagagtatattattttcatagaaaatattggagaatctaaaaattgaactaaaatggcaatttcgccagtggcgcagaatttGGAAAGGATCAACCGTTTACTTTCcaccgtcgtacgcctctggtaatagccagaaacgtttgtttgtGTCTagtaccaagtatgaaaagggtACGTCGAAtcgttttaaaatgctgagcaaaaatagtttttaaatttttagataaacaccctgtaactcagtaaggaaccaatttttttaagtgttttaggttaaatattcgtattttgtgctaaggtttctccagttactatatggacaattattaatgaaacaccctgtataacacttatagaccagggcgcatctgtaaaagtATTAGTACTTATATTAGTACGTAATTATacttggatgttgagaggtgactcatatttttttgcagaaattgcttgaaagtaactcatataataatattagaGTTATCCTCCCATTCAAAAGATCCggaaatcaaaatgtcaaaaaatgaaggaaaaattcgattttttttcgattataactttaaatatacatattcacttccgagaaaagttgcactgacataaaagttgcgtaattaaatttcctataatacacaattagttaaaaattttaaaaattgtcacccttcttgcaaaatagcaataattgcgaaaaaacataaaaaaacaagtatttgcattttacttagttcaaacatttatgctacacttaggaccttcactTTTCAAGCAGTAAAACTGTACGATATTTattataaaacaatactgtaaatttcgttaagatcggtttaacagattttgcaaaataaattttgcaatccagctttcgcaaaaaaaaattattttttcaaaatgttgcagggtTGAacataaagcagacagcaagctAAATTtctttacatatagaagaatactgccacttgcaatttgcaaaattaaaatcggttaactaccgcggcgtcaaaatttttttaaataaacattaattttggtGCAACGCGctggacagcggatacgtttgctctgattgggcattccaatgacctttgataatgattgataaatttaaatttttagtacatttcaatataaataaataaatttgtttattgcaaaataaaaacacatactctgtccttggAAAATTACACtttttggcaaaaactttctttgttcatatattttaacttagagaatttaagtttggaaagaaatcctttgtaaaaggtataaaaatttttttattaaaaatcccttaaaagggctacattacaacaaaacgttttcgatttttttaaaaaatcatcatcagtgttcgatctaaaaataagtataaccgatttaatgaatataaagttattatttaaatattgacaaaggttagagcaagttggttatacttacaaactggatgctagctgagccacaaaagaaaaatatttgggtaaaaaccctttacataaaatatagatgccttaaaagtgcatacttcagtaaaaaggcctgtgatggtcacatggcaaacaggataatgccctaaggtaaggtatacaggtttcccaacacgtgggatccaaattgagttgatcacatttcaatgacttaatggcaactgaatgcaaaatgagtgatgtttctgaaaggtgtcaaaagacagatggacaacgtgacgtggaatttaccctgtattccGACAGCCAACTAAGCTtaatttaagtttattatttttaaacatatgcaattgtttaaacaatatttcacaaacaataatcaaattagtttgcaATTGGATATAGTGGAACCCTTTCATCAtttcaaattagtttgatttttgtggaattaaaatattaaaatgcaacaaaatatagagtaagaaaataatatattacacAAATATTGGAAggaattttggtggaaatcaacttgtgtgaatctaacaccgctgtcctgcgcgtagcaccaaaaattaatgtttattataaaaaatcctgtataaaaatatacagtatatttctataatgcaaaaaaatcaactttttatctgctttattttcaatcctgtaacattttgaaaaaattattttttgcgaaagctggattgcaaaatttattttgcaaaatctattaaaccgatcttaatgaaatttgcagtactgttttactatatcatagagtttttctgggtaaaacatgaaggtcctaagtgtggcataaatcgttaaaaaacgtaaaatacgataacgtttaattatggttttttttcgcaattattgttattttgcaccaagggttacaatttttaaaatgtttaacatATTGTAGTAAATCtaattatacaacttttatgttagtacaacttttctttgaagtgaatacttttaaagttataatcaaaaatcgaagaaaaaaattgaatttttccttcattttttgacattttgcttattttaacaatgttccggacctttttgactGGGAGAATAACTCagttattattatatgagttaattccaaacaatttctgcaaaaagaCATGAGTCACTTCTCATCGTCCATCTTAAAAGAGATGCACCCTGGACTGTTAACCATTCTTTATCAAATCTTAGTTCGACCACAGGCAATCTGCCGCTCTGTTTGTTCTATTCACTCGATCTCCACTTCTGTTTCAAGCTTTCAGTACATAAATATTTAGATATTGGATACCCCATCAAATTTTCTATTATCTGTCCCTCCAGTTCTAATTTACATCTtcgtagatttgctgttataactatgcattttgtcttttatgggaaaattgacattttattttttctggcggttatattaaattggtgcagcatacgttgtaaatttAACTTGTTTTCCTTTCATTTGGTATTTTCTTTTAGTTCTGACTTGTTTATTCTTTGAGTTAAAGAACGGAAGACCCAGGGGATACCCTGGCTATTCCCATTGTCGGCTTCAGTAGGGTCAGctagttcttcttctagttttacttttattgtgttattCCGGtcgatattttcgatcgttttaattattcctataGTATTATTCCCAGAATAGCATTCCTCTTAAGTTTTACAAACTTGATCGATGATTAAAACATGAACTctaaatttttgtattttagatGATTCCTATTTATGATCCTAAATAAAACGggacaatacagggtgtttcattaataattgtccatatagtaactggagaaaccttagcacaaaatacgaagatttaacctaaaacacttaaataaaatgtggttccttactgagttacagggtgttttatctaaaaatttaaaaaacatttttgctcagcattttaaaactattcgacgtatccttttcatgcTTGGCAGAAAGTACGACTACtacacaccctactaaattatgataaaaaaaaacatttctagctactaccacaggcgtacgacaggggatggtgaatggatgacccttctcaaattctacgcgactggtggaattactattttagtgccatttttaaattctccagtactttctacgtaaataatatactcctcattggtaacgataaagtcattagtttccgagatatttgaagttaaatatgaaacggcacagttattttgattaatttattataggattcatatgattaaaatttaaaaattatttgtacccattactttaaaactatttggcgtatccttatcatacttggcagaaagtgtaggtattgtacaccctactaaattaagataaataaacatttctagctactaccagaggcgtacgacacggGATAGTGTctggttaacccttcccaaattctacgccactgacgaaattgctattttagtgtagcttattaatttttcaatacttttatgtaaataatatactctttattcgtaacgataaaatggttagttttcgagatatttgaaattaaaaatgaagcggcacaatacattaatcaaaataagcgtgtcgtttcatttttaacttcaaagatctcgaaaactaatgactttatcgttacgaatgaagagtatgttattttcataaaaagtattggaaaatccaaaaattgaactaaaatagcaattccgccagtggcgtagaatatggaaagggtcaaccatccacattcccccgtcgtacgcctctggtaatagacagaaacgtttgttgaacataatttagtagtttgtgcagtacctatactttctgccaagtatgaaaaggatatgtcgaatagttttaaaatgctgagcaaaaatagtttttaaatttttaaataaaacaccctgtaactcagtaaggaaccacattttatttaagtgttttaggctaaatcttcgtattttgtgctaaggtttctccagttactatatggacaattattaatgaaacaccctgtatattcatgtTGCAGACAAGcattgaaaaatatgtataagatGTTAAAACCAGACGGACAGATACTTTTAACCTACACAGATGAAACATCGGCCGACGAAGTATATCAAGATCTCTCCGTACATCCGAAATGGAAACGATACGACCACAAGCAATTGATGTCACCTTTCTTTATGACAGAAAATGCGTTTGATGAATACAGAAAGTTAATAAGAGAAGCTGGATTTAAGAAGTCCTACAGTACAACTGATTACATAGCGTCAAAGTTGACAGATGAAAATATGTTTGAAGGTAAGGAAAAAGTATGAATTAGTTTcagttatttatttaatttttatggtTTTCTACGTTATTTTATACCTCTATGAAAACTGCCTTATGTTTTATTGCACAAATTATAAAAAGACGACTTTCTATTTCTAAATTTAAATATCCAATAGCATTGCTCTATTTTCTGCACTCTATATCATATGTTTAATCCAATCCAGAAGACACTGCATTCCAATGCAAAACTAATATTAATAACGAAGGAATCCAAAGAAATCTGAAGAAAAAGGGAAATATcgaaaaatgtataaaacaagaggaaaaataataggtaaaaatAGGTAACAAAAAAGGAGAAACTCAAGTGCCTATAGCTAATGAACTTAGTGAAGTTGTATAATGAGTATTTTTGGCCTTTCATTAGATGTCTTAAGTACTCAATTTTTTATCTTTGGATAGTTCCGCTTCagttcctatccttctagttacatccttgtttgacattctttgaatccatgcgATTCGTAATAGTcaagaaagccactgcgcatccgctaggaaaaatattctaattcggattctttgcacaatcttactcaaaaaggacttcttttaacaaatttgcatgttgccaggaccaaaaagtggtcaaaaattttttaaacgttttttttttgttttttttttcctaaaattatttttttttgcacggaaaaaagtttttttaggttttttggatcattccaaagaggaAAGGTCTCTAatgacttttctttaaaaatgatagtttttgacatataagcgattaaaaattgaaaaattgcgaaatcggccgtttttaaccctcaaaaactatgtgaaaacctgaaaatttgaatgttgacaaggtaggaagatattctttaaacatcgattgatgaaatcccgaagagttttttgcaatacaatatttaaaactcctttgtcttttaattgctaatcaagcgtgcacgacactattttccaccaacagtatggtgcaaatgaaaggaataaattcgttatttcgtaaaccggcgactttaaggaaaaatcccgaaacaggtcgatttttatttttaagttacgatattgtggcatatatggtatactagtgacgtcatccatctggacgtgatgacataatcgatgattttttttaattggaataggggccgtgtgctagctcatttgaaaggatcttcaattctctattcagtaatataaacatttacataattatttatacagggtgtccaaaaaatttttattaaattaaattatttgacaaaaaaagaagtagaaggacaccctgtataaaaaattatgtaaatgtttacattacttgatggagaattgaagaacctttcaaacgaactaccacacgacccctattctcatttaaaaaaatcatcgattacgtcatcacgcccagacaaatgacgtcactagtataccatatatgccacaatatcataacttaaaaataaaaatcgacttgtttcaggatttttccttaaagtcaccaattttcgaaataacgaatttattcctttcatttgcaccatactgtcggtggaaaatagtgtcgcgcacgcttgattcgcaattaaaaaacaaaggagttttgaatactgtattgcaaaaaactcttcgggatttcatcaatcgatgtttaaagaatatctacctaccttggcaacattcaaattttcagtttttcagatagactttgagggttaaaaatggccgatttcgcaatttttcaatttttaatcgcttatgtcaaaaactatcatttttagaaaaaagtcactaaagaccttttctgtttggaatgatccaaataacctaaaaaaacttttttccatgcaataaaaataattttaggaaaaaaaacaaaaaaaaaacgtttaaaaaaattttgaccaccttttggtcctggcaacatggaaatttgttaaaagtagtcctttttgagtaagattgtgcaaaaaatccgaattagaatatttttcctagcggatgcgcagtggctttctggactataagtttttgtctgtaacaccaaaattcaaaggcggtcACCTTATTCACATGCACTTGCTTTAGTGTCTACGCATGAAATccgtaaagaagagtagagaaacCGAAGCAGCCTGACGTAGATCTAACCTTATATGCCGACCAGCTTATATCCATGGCAGCATTCTTTAAGGCGTttcattacgttctgtaaattaTTGTTATTGTCTGTCATTATTATTTTATCGTGTGCAAAACGTAAGTTATTCAAagttctccattgatagatatgcCTTCTATAGAATTGACAGCTTCTCTTTAAATTTCCTTGGCAGTTTgattagatataatttttataacatggctgtcaatatttttctttttaacgtatctacaatttttgaaattgaattttttaaagtcTACAAACCATAAGTAACTGTCCTGATTCATGTACATGAATCTCTGAGCCAGCACATTTAAGTTGTgggttaaatattaaaatgagGTTATTTGTAAGTGTATGAATCTGTTTTGTTTTAGATTTCTGCCTAAGCGTGAACCCGATTTTAAGTATGGTCACCAACGAAGAATATGAAGAATACAAAGAAGAATTTATTTGTCgaatgaaaaataataaacttaaccACACTAAAAAAAGTTCGTTAACTGGGGAAACATGCTGCAATACTAGTTTGACATTAAAGATTGTTTTACTTGAAAAATCCTAAATAAAGATTTTGTGTTGTTAAATATTTTTACATTTGGTGCTATAATgtgtttttacattatttattgaatttaaaattgGTTCGGTGTATGTATAAATACAAGAATacaaaaccgctaaacgccgtaaaaatgagtggcgcatacaatgtCCCatctacaaaagagctgatatgaatattacgtggcgcgaaaatgtattttcagttTGATGGAAAATATAATTCTAGttctatttttaaagattttttccatattatttgctaaattttgtataaaacgcgccacaaaggagtaactttgatacagtttgcatgtCGAGGCtctttgtggcgcgtttacttcaaatttagcaaatattatggaaaaaatctttaaaaatacaactagaattttattttccatcaaactgaaaatacattttcgcgccacgtaatattcatatcagctcttttgtagctggaatattgtatgcgcaactcatttttacggcgtttagcggttttttattcttgtatcaggagtttttcaaaaaattttataaattaaatatatgaagtttaatgtaatgtttttcgattacacgttaagctttataaatggtcgccttttttgcgttctctcccaaatgatctagtagttaCGACACAAGACTTGTGgtaagacaatccgagttcatatcccagccatcggCAAATGAATTCGGATTGCCCGATCAcacttagcgtcgtaaccactacaactacataaactatttcggcgataatggttaaaatggattatacttttggagctccaTAACTTCTGaatggcttaaccgattttgatcaatgaacatgagtttgaaacatattgacaagtagtatctgatacaTTCAAGGTCAAGTGaaataactgaaggtattacaggaattttTGAGCTTGAacaaccgtttttcccataagaaatagatttgatcatacttatgaagactataacataaaaattcgaatttttccagatatGACGGTAAGAACCGTTAGATGCGTCTCTAGAGTCCCCCTACAAACGCTGagttattggtgcaattcgtaagttcaaattttgagtaattgtcgaaaaggcaaaattttcaaagtttattttttcagtttttcggctatactgagcagTGTGTAGGTATGTTCTTGACCTATTAGGCACCATATGAAAGCTTAACTCGACGCTAGTGACTTGGTGTATTTGCgtttttcctgtctctccttgaacctaagatatatactcccaaaaaatatttcattttgtatctacctagctcTATAGCTGGCAtgtgggtggtcaaaagtcacaaactacaccatTTCTGAATCGGCTCTGACTCCCTcttgaaacacaaaaaaaattcagatcggtgtaacttttccacacacatacatacatacatatccacaaaaattttcccctttttaaataaaaattgagtgaTACTTCtcagctcggtaacttttgaatggtagaaccgattttcaaaattaaacatgcgttgaaaaagaatgatctgtgctatcagaagccgtaaaggtcggacttagtttttgaaatttttgggggttttgggtacgagaacgaaaaacagaccatAAATTGGAAGctccgtaaaatccacaccctttgAACAAAATAgagaggtaacatatggatggacgagtctttttctaaactttaagatgggatttggcccaattttcaattcagtcaggttcagaaaatcgaaaattttgtgtaatatgtagtgtcgcatgtaggggtgttgtgcgccactggcgagaactgccgttttcTGGTAATAATTAATTGTTGTTTTCTCAACTTACAaacttttaatttaaattttttttcaaaccttttaccatttcgctgtaatcttccgtcccgttagaggtgactcaccctgtataactgTTTTCctatctgaaaattaaattttttcaaaatatataccCTCTTATTACTTaatttcaacttaaaataaatataacacatatacaaatattttgatATAATCGGCTTTTATTAAAGATGGATCCACGAATATCCTCCATTTTGCAGAATTGA
This genomic window from Diabrotica virgifera virgifera chromosome 1, PGI_DIABVI_V3a contains:
- the LOC114335145 gene encoding juvenile hormone acid O-methyltransferase-like translates to MADGSNSKSVLFPILPDNYKEFIGSDVSRRMVEYLKRNNDNPRASFVIFDISSETIPAEFVNRFDHIFGFAVMHWVKNTRQALKNMYKMLKPDGQILLTYTDETSADEVYQDLSVHPKWKRYDHKQLMSPFFMTENAFDEYRKLIREAGFKKSYSTTDYIASKLTDENMFEDFCLSVNPILSMVTNEEYEEYKEEFICRMKNNKLNHTKKSSLTGETCCNTSLTLKIVLLEKS